Proteins from a genomic interval of Rhodococcoides fascians A25f:
- a CDS encoding helix-turn-helix transcriptional regulator yields MRADRLVSLVLLLRQRGRMTADALAVELEVSTRTVLRDIDALSTAGVPVYAERGRLGGFALLPGFRTEFPGLNHDETLSLLAAVGSNGGDHALGLGSGVVSALRKVMDALPDGHHDTARTAARRLLIEPETDLLSRRVVTEQIPAPIMDSVRRAVFDGRKLRILYAPNDRDAQWRTVDPVGLVAVRSRSYLLATRDGEDRTYRLSRVQDAEVLLEPAQRPDSVHLDRMWHERSTRFRNGGTPVTVSALIDPRRREELADTALTVTDEDLDGDGRLRMNMTFQDARHAEWALWQLGTDAEVLGPQSLRDGLYGRALAIAERYRPRDQASANASTGEI; encoded by the coding sequence ATGCGTGCGGACAGGTTGGTCTCGCTGGTGCTTCTGTTGCGCCAGCGCGGCCGAATGACGGCCGATGCTCTCGCCGTCGAACTGGAAGTGTCGACTCGAACCGTCCTCCGCGACATCGACGCTCTGTCGACTGCGGGCGTCCCTGTCTACGCCGAGCGCGGCAGGCTGGGAGGGTTCGCGCTACTGCCTGGCTTCAGGACCGAATTTCCGGGCCTCAACCACGATGAGACCCTGTCGCTACTGGCTGCAGTGGGATCGAACGGCGGAGATCACGCGCTCGGCCTCGGATCCGGAGTGGTGTCAGCGCTCCGAAAGGTGATGGACGCGTTGCCCGACGGCCATCACGACACCGCGCGTACTGCCGCTCGCCGGCTACTCATCGAGCCGGAGACAGACCTTCTGTCTCGCCGGGTTGTCACCGAGCAGATACCCGCTCCCATCATGGACTCCGTTCGCAGGGCCGTGTTCGACGGCAGAAAGCTCCGGATTCTCTACGCGCCGAACGACCGAGATGCGCAGTGGCGCACGGTGGATCCTGTCGGCTTGGTCGCAGTGCGAAGCCGGAGCTACCTGCTGGCGACCCGAGACGGCGAAGACCGCACCTACCGACTTTCGCGGGTGCAGGACGCCGAGGTGCTTCTCGAGCCGGCCCAACGGCCGGACAGCGTGCATCTCGACCGGATGTGGCACGAGCGCAGCACCCGATTCAGGAACGGCGGCACCCCTGTGACGGTGTCGGCGCTCATCGACCCGAGGCGCCGGGAAGAACTGGCAGACACTGCATTGACCGTCACCGACGAGGATCTCGACGGTGACGGTCGGTTGCGAATGAACATGACTTTCCAGGATGCGCGGCACGCTGAGTGGGCTCTGTGGCAACTCGGTACCGACGCGGAAGTCCTGGGGCCGCAGTCGTTGCGGGATGGTCTGTACGGCCGGGCCCTTGCAATCGCCGAGCGCTACAGACCACGCGATCAGGCGTCCGCCAACGCGAGTACCGGCGAGATCTGA
- a CDS encoding response regulator translates to MLISSQPDLEFVGEAGNGREAVELAASVTPDVMLMDIRMPVLDGIAATEQILAASDTPPRILVLTTFDLDESAARAIRSGASGFVLKDADPEFLLAAIRTVHAGNSVIAASATTGLLAHFTPTPPVPTVPAAFETLTAREKELFRLTARGLSNSEIAELEYLSEATVKTHISRIFAKLHLRDRVQLVVYAFEHGLNSP, encoded by the coding sequence ATGCTGATCTCCTCCCAGCCCGACCTGGAATTCGTCGGGGAGGCGGGCAACGGACGAGAAGCCGTCGAACTCGCAGCGTCCGTCACTCCCGACGTGATGCTCATGGACATCCGGATGCCGGTGCTCGACGGTATCGCCGCGACCGAGCAGATTCTGGCCGCCTCCGACACACCTCCGCGCATTCTGGTACTCACGACGTTCGACCTGGACGAGAGCGCTGCGCGAGCCATTCGTTCGGGCGCAAGCGGATTCGTGCTCAAGGATGCCGACCCTGAGTTTCTGCTCGCTGCGATCCGTACGGTCCATGCCGGAAACTCGGTGATCGCCGCGTCCGCGACGACCGGCTTGCTGGCGCATTTCACTCCGACGCCTCCGGTTCCGACGGTGCCGGCCGCATTCGAGACCCTCACTGCGCGGGAGAAGGAGCTCTTCCGGCTCACAGCCCGCGGGCTGAGCAACTCCGAGATCGCCGAGCTGGAGTACCTGAGCGAAGCGACGGTGAAAACACACATCAGCCGCATATTCGCCAAGCTGCACCTGCGCGATCGAGTGCAGCTGGTGGTCTACGCATTCGAGCACGGGCTGAACTCGCCCTGA
- a CDS encoding sensor histidine kinase — protein MLRKRSISRQVLDVTYAVVFVLLLLPSTLSQSSGSPGAAVLIGFGIALSIRRRSPRWSLALAWVLAVVQMVSGVLPLSADTAIFAILYCSAAYGDNVVRRLGLASAVVGGVIAALYLAFVDGNPFGAPTDAGFQEPRLLQAAVLLAALWAMLGLSWALGRLAYARRTAIESAHARELAEVHQARAEQEVAIEQERNRIARDMHDIVAHSLAVVIAQADGARYVRALDPAAVDTALTTISDTAREALSDVRVLLGQLRHSQGDLPTPGPGDLERLLDQMRATGLNIDSSIDTGDVSLGAGAHLALYRIAQESLTNALRHGDPNSPVTVAIESDSAGVELTVRNSVFPGLPAAESSGHGVAGMKERAGLSGGTCTATGDASSWTVTAWLPTTTPSTKGTT, from the coding sequence GTGCTGCGCAAGCGTTCGATCTCACGGCAGGTGCTCGATGTCACCTACGCCGTGGTCTTCGTTCTGCTCCTGCTGCCGTCGACTCTGAGCCAATCCTCCGGTTCTCCGGGCGCAGCTGTTCTGATCGGGTTCGGCATCGCATTGTCCATCCGGCGCCGATCACCACGATGGTCCTTGGCGCTCGCCTGGGTGCTGGCCGTCGTACAGATGGTCAGCGGAGTGCTCCCCCTGTCGGCGGATACAGCGATCTTCGCGATTCTGTACTGCTCGGCCGCGTACGGCGACAACGTGGTTCGACGCCTCGGTCTCGCCTCGGCCGTCGTCGGCGGAGTGATAGCGGCGCTGTACCTGGCGTTCGTGGACGGCAATCCGTTCGGGGCGCCCACGGATGCAGGATTTCAGGAACCGAGGCTGCTGCAGGCCGCCGTTCTCCTCGCTGCGCTGTGGGCCATGCTCGGGCTGTCCTGGGCGCTCGGTCGACTCGCCTACGCCCGGCGTACAGCCATCGAATCGGCACACGCGCGCGAGCTCGCCGAGGTGCATCAGGCGCGAGCCGAGCAGGAAGTGGCAATCGAACAGGAGCGCAACCGAATTGCCCGGGACATGCACGACATCGTGGCGCATTCCCTGGCCGTGGTGATCGCTCAGGCCGATGGCGCACGCTATGTGCGTGCACTGGACCCCGCGGCCGTCGACACTGCACTGACGACGATCTCCGACACCGCGCGCGAGGCCCTGTCCGACGTCCGGGTGCTGCTGGGGCAGCTCCGCCACAGCCAAGGCGATCTACCGACCCCCGGTCCGGGCGACCTGGAGCGTCTGCTCGATCAGATGCGCGCCACCGGCCTGAACATCGACTCCTCGATCGACACCGGCGACGTGTCGTTGGGTGCAGGAGCGCATCTTGCGTTGTACCGCATCGCGCAGGAATCGTTGACCAATGCACTGCGCCATGGCGATCCGAACTCGCCGGTGACCGTCGCCATCGAATCGGATTCTGCCGGCGTCGAACTGACGGTACGAAACAGTGTGTTCCCGGGGCTTCCCGCCGCGGAATCATCCGGCCACGGAGTGGCCGGCATGAAGGAACGCGCCGGCCTCTCCGGCGGAACCTGCACTGCGACCGGCGACGCCTCGTCATGGACTGTGACGGCGTGGTTGCCTACCACCACCCCCTCGACGAAGGGCACGACGTGA
- a CDS encoding alpha/beta fold hydrolase: MNDRVPHPRRRYLKVAAGALTVGALALTFALRSPSPVGHWNSAESEDRFLAAYDRAFEDLPAPAETLDVRTDYGVVRVYRFAGTGGSTHPLLLLPGRSSATPVWAANLPGLLTIGDVYTVDLLGEPGRSIQERPISGDEDQANWLAQTLAALPADKVHVIGLSIGGWTAANLALHDSSRIASLTLIDPVEVFSDIPWSTAIRALPAAVPWLPKSWRDGFNSYTACGAEVQNVPIADMIEAGMQGYSLKLPQPTRITDQRLSTLDAPVLAVIAGKSVMHDAGDAVTTAERTLPDGTVRLYPDASHAINGEYPDGLREDIADFVAKNS, from the coding sequence CACCCACGCCGTCGATACCTGAAGGTCGCCGCCGGGGCGTTGACCGTCGGCGCGCTCGCCCTCACGTTCGCGCTTCGATCCCCCTCACCTGTCGGGCACTGGAACAGCGCAGAGAGCGAGGATCGATTTCTCGCCGCATACGACCGCGCTTTCGAGGACTTGCCCGCCCCGGCGGAGACGCTCGACGTTCGCACCGATTACGGCGTCGTCCGCGTCTATCGGTTTGCGGGCACCGGCGGCTCGACGCACCCGCTACTGCTCCTGCCTGGGCGGTCCTCCGCGACCCCGGTCTGGGCAGCGAATCTTCCGGGCCTGCTGACGATCGGGGACGTCTACACCGTCGATCTACTGGGCGAACCGGGTCGCAGTATTCAAGAACGTCCGATCTCCGGTGACGAAGATCAGGCAAACTGGCTCGCGCAGACCCTCGCGGCTCTGCCCGCCGACAAGGTGCACGTGATCGGGCTGTCCATCGGCGGGTGGACGGCGGCGAACCTGGCACTGCACGACAGCTCCCGCATCGCCTCCCTCACACTGATCGACCCGGTGGAGGTCTTTTCCGACATCCCCTGGAGCACCGCGATCCGCGCCCTCCCTGCCGCCGTACCGTGGCTGCCGAAGTCCTGGCGAGACGGCTTCAACTCGTACACCGCGTGCGGTGCAGAGGTCCAGAACGTTCCGATTGCAGACATGATCGAGGCCGGAATGCAGGGCTACTCGCTGAAACTGCCGCAGCCCACCCGCATCACCGATCAGCGCCTGTCGACTCTCGACGCACCGGTGCTGGCCGTCATCGCAGGAAAATCCGTGATGCACGACGCGGGGGACGCAGTCACCACAGCAGAAAGAACGCTTCCCGACGGGACTGTGCGGCTCTATCCGGACGCCTCACACGCGATCAACGGCGAATACCCGGATGGACTCCGAGAGGACATCGCAGACTTCGTTGCGAAGAACTCGTGA
- a CDS encoding TetR/AcrR family transcriptional regulator, producing the protein MSASEQERSPRVRMTGTQRREQLIEVGRTLFAERGYEAASVEEIAGRANVSKPVVYEHFGGKEGLYAVIVDREMSTLLGMITKSLDLNRSRIRVERVALALLTYIEDRTDGFRILVRDSPASAEDGKYSSLLNEAIGRVGHMLAGDFSRRGLDPEFAPMYAQALVGMVSMTAQWWLDVRTPSKEVVAAHVVNLCWNGLTNLEADPRLTEE; encoded by the coding sequence ATGTCAGCCTCGGAGCAAGAACGCTCACCTCGGGTTCGGATGACCGGGACTCAACGTCGTGAGCAGTTGATCGAGGTGGGACGGACGCTGTTCGCCGAACGTGGCTACGAGGCCGCGTCCGTGGAGGAGATCGCCGGACGCGCCAACGTGTCCAAGCCGGTCGTCTACGAACATTTCGGCGGTAAAGAAGGCCTCTACGCCGTCATCGTCGACCGTGAGATGTCCACGTTGCTGGGGATGATCACCAAATCTCTCGATCTCAATCGGTCGCGAATCCGCGTGGAACGTGTCGCGCTCGCGCTACTGACCTACATCGAGGATCGGACCGACGGTTTCCGCATTCTCGTTCGTGATTCCCCAGCCTCTGCCGAGGACGGTAAGTACTCGTCCCTGCTCAACGAGGCCATCGGACGCGTCGGACACATGCTGGCCGGAGACTTCTCGCGTCGCGGCCTCGATCCCGAGTTCGCCCCGATGTATGCCCAGGCCCTGGTCGGAATGGTGTCGATGACGGCGCAGTGGTGGCTGGACGTGCGCACTCCCTCGAAGGAAGTGGTGGCGGCACACGTGGTCAACCTGTGCTGGAACGGGTTGACAAACCTGGAGGCGGACCCTCGACTGACCGAGGAATGA
- a CDS encoding ScbR family autoregulator-binding transcription factor yields MVRQARAEITRDTVLAGAANVFLRLGYANASLSEIISQSQVTKGALYFHFGSKEELARAVIDEGNARLTTACSQFNDGRIPALEAAIGISYIVVDLSVSDPMVSAMLRLSHQIGDYRGTEGNVMAGWSESFDRLAAKAIAQGDIDPNSDSRTIGSLVLEILTGVHMVAVATSTTEELPSRMERLWYYLLPALVPANKLDYFREFAARRVIRFGP; encoded by the coding sequence ATGGTCAGGCAGGCCCGCGCTGAGATAACCCGCGACACCGTGCTCGCGGGCGCAGCGAATGTATTCCTGCGCCTCGGGTACGCGAACGCGAGTCTCAGCGAGATCATCTCTCAGTCTCAGGTCACCAAAGGCGCTCTGTACTTCCATTTCGGTTCCAAGGAAGAGTTGGCGCGTGCGGTCATCGACGAGGGAAACGCTCGTCTGACCACTGCCTGCTCGCAGTTCAACGACGGTCGCATCCCCGCACTCGAAGCGGCTATCGGCATCTCCTACATCGTCGTCGATCTCTCGGTCAGCGATCCCATGGTCTCGGCCATGCTCCGATTGAGCCATCAGATCGGTGACTACCGAGGCACCGAGGGCAATGTGATGGCCGGGTGGAGCGAGTCGTTCGACAGGCTCGCCGCCAAGGCAATTGCGCAGGGCGACATCGATCCCAACTCGGATTCACGCACCATCGGTTCGCTCGTACTCGAGATTCTCACCGGCGTGCACATGGTTGCGGTTGCCACCTCCACCACCGAGGAATTGCCGTCGCGCATGGAGCGCCTCTGGTACTACCTCCTGCCGGCCCTTGTTCCTGCCAACAAGTTGGACTACTTCCGCGAGTTCGCGGCTCGTCGAGTCATCCGCTTCGGCCCGTAA
- a CDS encoding RidA family protein has product MERTAVDPVNWSVALGFHQGELVTGPTRTLYCSGQTSTNSDGTPVHEGDMGAQLTLSLDNLDAVLAGAEMSISNVVRLGVYTTDVDLLFQHYGVLMARLGAAGVAPTTTMLGVARLAIPGQMIEIDAIAVG; this is encoded by the coding sequence ATGGAAAGAACTGCAGTCGACCCGGTGAACTGGTCGGTCGCTCTGGGCTTTCACCAGGGCGAGCTGGTCACCGGACCCACCAGGACCCTCTACTGCTCCGGGCAGACCTCGACGAACAGCGACGGCACGCCCGTGCACGAGGGAGACATGGGCGCGCAGCTGACGCTGAGTCTCGACAATCTGGACGCAGTGTTGGCGGGGGCCGAGATGTCGATCTCGAACGTGGTGAGGCTGGGCGTGTACACCACCGACGTCGACCTCCTGTTCCAGCACTACGGCGTACTCATGGCGAGACTGGGAGCAGCAGGAGTTGCGCCGACCACGACGATGCTGGGGGTGGCCAGGTTGGCAATCCCAGGTCAGATGATCGAAATCGACGCCATCGCCGTGGGTTGA
- a CDS encoding ABC transporter ATP-binding protein, protein MTITAGPVARAFQVSKHFGDSSNPVSALDNVSLDIHAGQFTAIMGPSGSGKSTLMHVMAGLDNASSGHLMLAGADITSANDDALTTLRRKQVGFIFQSFNLVPTLDVRGNILLPFELDGRAPSAQESAWIEQLIDTLGLQGRVNHRPHQLSGGQQQRVAIARALGTRPHLIFADEPTGNLDSRTGREVLGLLAAAVREYGQSIVMVTHDPIAASYADRIVFLADGRIVNELGRSSAEQISSYMLGMESVR, encoded by the coding sequence ATGACGATCACAGCAGGCCCTGTTGCACGGGCATTTCAGGTCAGTAAGCACTTCGGCGACTCGTCCAATCCGGTGAGCGCCCTCGACAACGTGTCGCTCGACATTCACGCCGGCCAGTTCACCGCCATCATGGGACCGTCCGGTTCCGGCAAATCGACGCTCATGCACGTCATGGCCGGGCTGGACAACGCCAGCTCGGGTCACTTGATGCTGGCCGGTGCAGACATCACCTCGGCCAACGACGACGCTCTGACGACGTTGCGACGCAAGCAAGTCGGGTTCATCTTCCAGTCCTTCAATCTTGTTCCCACTCTGGATGTTCGGGGCAACATCCTGTTGCCGTTCGAGCTCGACGGCCGCGCACCCAGTGCGCAGGAGTCGGCCTGGATCGAGCAACTCATCGATACCTTGGGACTACAAGGTCGGGTGAACCACCGTCCACATCAGCTCTCGGGCGGACAGCAGCAGCGCGTCGCGATCGCCCGTGCGCTGGGGACTCGACCGCATCTCATCTTCGCCGACGAGCCCACCGGCAACCTCGATTCCCGCACCGGCCGCGAGGTTCTCGGCCTCCTGGCCGCGGCGGTGCGCGAGTACGGCCAGTCGATCGTCATGGTCACCCATGATCCGATCGCAGCCAGCTACGCCGATCGCATCGTCTTCCTCGCCGATGGGCGCATCGTCAACGAACTGGGGCGTTCGAGCGCAGAACAGATTTCGAGCTACATGCTGGGAATGGAGAGCGTCCGATGA
- a CDS encoding ribose-phosphate diphosphokinase, with the protein MLFSGRAHPELAEQVAKELGIEITPQTARDFANGEIFVRFEESVRGSDAFVLQSHPFPLNTWLMEQLIMIDALKRGSAKRITAILPFYPYARQDKKHRGREPISARLVADLLKTAGADRIITVDLHTDQIQGFFDGPVDHMHAHSQLADHIRGKYSLEHITVVSPDSGRVRVAEKWADSFGGAPLAFIHKTRDPLVPNQVKSNRVVGEVEGRTCILIDDMIDTGGTIAGAVKVLKEAGAGDVVIAATHGVLSNPAAERLANCGAKEVVVTNTLPISDEKRFETLTELSIAPLLARTIREVFENGSVTSLFNGSA; encoded by the coding sequence ATGTTGTTCTCTGGTCGAGCACATCCGGAGTTGGCCGAGCAGGTCGCCAAGGAACTCGGCATCGAGATCACCCCGCAAACGGCGCGTGACTTCGCCAACGGCGAGATCTTCGTGCGCTTCGAGGAGTCGGTCCGCGGATCGGACGCGTTCGTTCTGCAGTCGCATCCGTTCCCGCTCAACACCTGGCTGATGGAACAGCTGATCATGATCGACGCTCTCAAGCGTGGATCGGCCAAGCGCATCACCGCGATCCTCCCGTTCTACCCGTACGCCCGCCAGGACAAGAAGCACCGCGGCCGCGAGCCCATCTCCGCTCGCCTCGTCGCCGATCTGCTCAAGACCGCAGGTGCCGACCGCATCATCACCGTCGACCTGCACACCGATCAGATTCAGGGCTTCTTCGACGGCCCCGTCGATCACATGCACGCGCACAGCCAGCTCGCCGATCACATCCGCGGCAAGTACAGCCTCGAGCACATCACCGTCGTCTCCCCCGACTCCGGCCGCGTCCGCGTCGCCGAGAAGTGGGCGGATTCCTTCGGCGGCGCACCGCTGGCCTTCATCCACAAGACGCGTGATCCGCTGGTGCCCAACCAGGTCAAGTCCAACCGCGTCGTCGGCGAGGTCGAGGGGCGCACCTGCATCCTCATCGACGACATGATCGACACCGGCGGCACCATCGCGGGCGCGGTGAAGGTTCTCAAGGAAGCAGGCGCGGGCGACGTCGTCATCGCCGCCACTCACGGCGTTCTGTCCAACCCGGCCGCCGAGCGCCTCGCCAACTGCGGTGCCAAGGAAGTCGTCGTCACCAACACCCTCCCGATCAGCGACGAGAAGCGCTTCGAGACGCTCACCGAGCTGTCGATCGCACCCCTGCTGGCCCGCACCATCCGCGAGGTCTTCGAAAACGGTTCCGTCACCAGCCTTTTCAACGGCAGCGCATAG
- the glmU gene encoding bifunctional UDP-N-acetylglucosamine diphosphorylase/glucosamine-1-phosphate N-acetyltransferase GlmU, whose amino-acid sequence MPVQTAVVVLAAGAGTRMRSKTPKVLHPLAGRTMLAHALHAAADLGPDHLVTVVGHDRERVSSAVHDLAATLGRTIHTAVQDRQLGTGHAVQCGLAALPDDFEGTILVTAADVPLLDGHTLKALLDEHLSAPRPAAATVLTFVPDDANGYGRIVRTDDGEVAEIVEHADATPAQVLIGEVNSGVYAFDAVALRTALGKLSTANAQHELYLTDVVKISKADGKAVYGTQLADPDLVVGVNDRVQLSHVTSVLNRHIIERHMRAGVTVVDPSTTWIDIDVTLGADVRLEPGVQLHGKTHIADDAVVGPDSTLRDVEIGERASVVRTHAEQAVIGPDATVGPFTYLRPGTVLGTGGKLGAYVETKNATIGNHTKVPHLTYVGDATIGDHSNIGCSNVFANYDGVNKSRTEIGSHVRTGSDSTFVAPVHVGDGAYTGAGTVVREDVPPGALAVSGGKQRNIEGWVIDNRPGTEAAQAAALADRDRQEQKDGEQQ is encoded by the coding sequence ATGCCTGTGCAGACCGCCGTGGTCGTTCTCGCTGCGGGTGCAGGTACCCGAATGCGCTCGAAGACCCCGAAAGTTCTGCATCCTCTGGCCGGCCGCACGATGCTCGCGCACGCCCTTCACGCGGCCGCCGACCTCGGGCCCGATCACCTGGTGACCGTCGTCGGACACGATCGTGAACGAGTCTCTTCCGCTGTGCACGATCTCGCGGCCACCTTGGGTCGCACCATCCATACCGCTGTTCAGGATCGACAGTTGGGTACCGGCCATGCGGTGCAGTGCGGCCTGGCTGCGCTCCCGGACGACTTCGAGGGCACGATCCTCGTCACCGCGGCCGACGTCCCTCTGCTCGACGGCCACACCCTCAAGGCATTGCTCGACGAGCATCTGAGCGCCCCGCGTCCCGCGGCCGCGACGGTGCTGACCTTCGTCCCGGACGATGCCAACGGCTACGGCCGCATCGTTCGCACCGACGACGGCGAGGTGGCCGAGATCGTCGAACACGCCGATGCCACTCCCGCTCAGGTGCTGATCGGCGAGGTCAACTCCGGCGTCTACGCGTTCGACGCGGTGGCGCTGCGGACCGCACTCGGCAAGCTCAGCACCGCCAATGCCCAGCACGAGCTGTATCTGACCGACGTCGTCAAGATCAGCAAGGCCGACGGCAAAGCCGTCTACGGCACCCAACTCGCCGATCCCGACCTGGTGGTGGGCGTCAACGATCGCGTGCAGCTCTCGCACGTCACGTCGGTACTCAATCGCCACATCATCGAGCGGCACATGCGGGCAGGCGTCACCGTCGTCGACCCGTCGACCACGTGGATCGACATCGATGTCACTCTCGGTGCGGACGTTCGCCTCGAGCCCGGTGTTCAGCTGCACGGCAAGACCCATATCGCCGACGACGCGGTCGTCGGGCCGGATTCGACCCTGCGTGACGTCGAGATCGGGGAACGCGCGTCGGTGGTGCGCACCCACGCCGAGCAGGCCGTGATCGGACCGGATGCCACCGTCGGACCGTTCACCTACCTGCGTCCGGGCACCGTTCTCGGCACCGGCGGCAAGCTCGGTGCCTACGTCGAGACCAAGAACGCGACGATCGGCAACCACACCAAGGTTCCGCACCTGACCTACGTCGGCGATGCCACGATCGGCGACCACAGCAACATCGGTTGCTCCAACGTCTTTGCCAACTACGACGGCGTCAACAAGAGCCGCACGGAAATCGGATCCCATGTACGGACCGGTTCCGACTCGACGTTCGTCGCTCCCGTTCACGTGGGCGACGGCGCTTACACCGGCGCAGGAACAGTGGTTCGGGAAGATGTTCCTCCCGGCGCGCTGGCCGTCTCCGGTGGCAAGCAACGCAATATCGAAGGCTGGGTCATCGACAACAGGCCCGGAACCGAAGCTGCGCAGGCAGCGGCGCTCGCAGATCGTGATCGGCAAGAACAAAAGGACGGCGAACAGCAGTGA
- a CDS encoding ABC transporter permease, translating into MSALTSAHASKEHGASILVTSLASFFGVVLIQATAFLVDIFGDSDLDGAAVNALYSVALVFIGLALYVAAVVTSNTFATIVAGRTRTIALLRLLGARSRDLRRSVAREGLVVGLFGGAVGMVLGVGASHLARAVAVSAGQLPDVQYTTVQPVVLLPVVIVVLTTTVASYVGSRKVLDVTPVQATGGAVDTGVEAPRSRRIRTALSIVLIAGGVALLGIGVLIGMVNPGGVLVAFFGGVASFTGIMVGAYRILPATLKLVGRLSGRGPAARLASANAIRYPDRSTRTAVGLLIGVTLVTTFAVAMYSYRSMLVNEYDEATVGQVLTVTVGIMTGLIGFSSVIAAVGMVNNLLLSILQRTREIGLLRALGFTRKQIRAMIVSESTQMVVASMGFGLILGIVYGWAAAQSLLGSLDSRGLTAPTLPWAVIAGTVLCGGLLALGASLTPARRANQISPVLALADA; encoded by the coding sequence ATGAGTGCGTTGACTTCTGCTCACGCGTCGAAAGAGCACGGTGCCAGCATTCTGGTGACATCGCTGGCGTCGTTCTTCGGAGTTGTGTTGATTCAGGCAACCGCGTTTCTGGTCGACATCTTCGGGGATTCAGACCTCGACGGTGCTGCCGTCAACGCGCTGTACAGCGTGGCGCTGGTGTTCATCGGCCTCGCGTTGTACGTCGCGGCGGTGGTCACCTCGAACACGTTCGCGACGATCGTCGCGGGCCGCACCCGCACCATCGCACTCCTTCGACTGTTGGGAGCCCGCTCTCGTGACCTGCGCCGATCGGTAGCACGCGAGGGCCTCGTCGTCGGATTGTTCGGTGGCGCAGTCGGTATGGTCCTCGGCGTCGGCGCGAGTCACCTGGCCCGGGCCGTTGCGGTCTCGGCCGGTCAGCTGCCGGATGTGCAGTACACGACCGTTCAGCCCGTGGTGCTTCTGCCCGTCGTGATCGTGGTGCTGACGACCACCGTCGCGTCGTATGTGGGGTCACGAAAGGTCCTGGACGTCACACCTGTCCAGGCAACCGGAGGTGCGGTCGACACGGGCGTGGAGGCTCCGCGGTCGCGTCGGATCAGGACCGCGCTCTCTATCGTGCTCATCGCCGGCGGCGTGGCTCTGCTGGGAATCGGTGTCCTGATCGGGATGGTCAACCCGGGCGGTGTTCTGGTCGCGTTCTTCGGTGGTGTCGCATCGTTCACCGGAATCATGGTCGGGGCGTACCGCATTCTGCCCGCCACACTGAAACTGGTCGGGAGACTGTCCGGCCGTGGACCCGCTGCCCGATTGGCATCCGCCAACGCGATTCGCTATCCGGATCGCAGTACCCGTACCGCGGTGGGACTGTTGATCGGGGTGACGTTGGTGACGACGTTCGCGGTCGCGATGTACAGCTACCGGTCGATGCTCGTCAACGAATACGACGAGGCCACGGTCGGCCAAGTACTCACCGTGACAGTAGGAATCATGACCGGACTCATCGGCTTCTCGTCCGTCATCGCGGCCGTCGGAATGGTGAACAACCTGCTGCTGAGCATTCTGCAGCGCACCCGTGAGATCGGTCTGCTGCGTGCACTCGGATTCACCCGCAAGCAGATTCGAGCGATGATCGTCTCGGAGAGTACTCAGATGGTGGTCGCGTCCATGGGCTTCGGTCTGATCCTCGGCATCGTGTACGGCTGGGCCGCAGCACAATCGCTGCTGGGCTCACTGGATTCCCGCGGACTCACCGCGCCCACCCTGCCGTGGGCAGTCATCGCCGGAACCGTGTTGTGCGGTGGACTCCTCGCACTCGGGGCCTCGTTGACCCCGGCGCGACGTGCCAATCAGATCTCGCCGGTACTCGCGTTGGCGGACGCCTGA